From one [Ruminococcus] lactaris ATCC 29176 genomic stretch:
- a CDS encoding recombinase family protein produces MGNIFGYIRVSSRDQNEDRQLIAMKELAIPEKNIFIDKQSGKDFKRPQYRKMVRRVRKDDLLYIKSIDRLGRNYAEILEQWRILTKDKGIDIVVLDMPLLDTRRGKDLMGTFLSDIVLQVLSFVAENERTNIRQRQAEGIAAAKARGVRFGRPPSRLPDNFHDVYQRWKNGKITGTSAAKECNMPLSTFRYRAEIYEKVKLL; encoded by the coding sequence ATGGGGAATATATTTGGATATATACGTGTCAGTAGTCGGGATCAGAACGAAGATCGGCAATTGATTGCAATGAAGGAGTTGGCTATCCCAGAAAAGAATATTTTTATTGATAAACAGTCTGGAAAAGACTTCAAGCGTCCACAATACAGAAAAATGGTTCGACGTGTCAGGAAAGATGATCTGCTTTACATAAAAAGTATTGATCGCTTAGGACGTAACTATGCGGAAATACTGGAACAGTGGAGAATTCTCACAAAAGACAAAGGAATTGATATTGTGGTTCTTGATATGCCTTTACTTGACACTCGCCGGGGAAAAGATCTGATGGGAACGTTTTTGTCAGATATTGTATTGCAAGTACTGTCGTTTGTAGCAGAAAACGAAAGAACAAATATTCGGCAAAGGCAAGCAGAAGGTATTGCAGCGGCAAAAGCCAGAGGTGTGCGGTTCGGCAGACCACCAAGCAGATTGCCGGATAATTTTCACGATGTGTATCAGCGGTGGAAAAATGGGAAAATAACTGGAACGTCTGCTGCGAAAGAATGTAATATGCCCTTATCAACT
- a CDS encoding excisionase, whose amino-acid sequence MSGNVWMFSNEIDDEDLEFMSHDYVTYNMACEYYRLGIKPVVRMSHEAGAVYKIGKKVLIRRSIFEAYLREKRKI is encoded by the coding sequence ATGAGCGGTAATGTATGGATGTTTTCAAATGAGATTGACGACGAAGATCTGGAATTTATGAGCCATGACTATGTGACCTACAATATGGCGTGCGAATACTACAGGCTGGGAATCAAACCCGTTGTCCGTATGTCGCATGAAGCAGGGGCAGTATATAAAATCGGGAAAAAGGTGTTGATTCGAAGAAGTATATTTGAAGCATATCTGAGAGAGAAGAGAAAGATTTGA